The DNA region ACTTTTAATCTTCTATTCAAATCATGTTTAAATTTAGTTTACTTTGACCTCACTGAACTATACACAACTTGGGTAACTGAATTCCTCCATATGATACCAACAAATAGTTTATAAgtacatgtgtatacataaatacacaaattGGAAAGTATATCATCTGTTATGTACTTACAGATTTTATAGCAGTTACTTTGCTTCTCAGACTTTCAGTGAgtctctcattttcctcttcacAGGCACTGTACCCACTGTTAGCATACCCATAGTTCCCATAGTTGCCTGGAGGTACTCCTTCACCTGCAAGGATCAGAGTCACAGTATAGTTGTAGCAAAAACAAGCCACCTTTGAAGCCTTGatagaaaagaaccaaaaaagacccctgGAGGGCGTTGCAGACCACACATGTCTATAACATTCACACttcaaaggaattttaaaaattaataaccaaATGGAGATCAGAACTTTTCTAATGCCCTCTTTTAAGCAAAGAATACTCAATTTGTTTTATACTTATTTACTGATTGCTTATTAATTGCCCACAAGACACTAAAGTAGGCACTGATCTACAAGGATATTCAGGATACATTCCTTCTCCATAAAActacaacttttaaaaaggatCTAAAAGTAAGTCTCAACTATCCATTGAAGAAGCTTGGCTACGAAGGGAAAGGGAGCAAGAGGATAAATGTAGCAGGAAAGAGCTCATGGCAGAGGGAGGGtcctttatttgcatttctttcttttaaatagaagAGAGAACTTATGGAAAATAACTTATGGAGAACATTACCTGAGAATTAAGAGgggaattcattcaacaaatatttcagaaacttCCATGTGTCAGATCCATTGTTCTTTCTAGGTACTACTTTTTGGAGCTTATCGTCTGTGGAATTGCACTTCAGAATACATAGTCCCAGCTGCTATCTAATAAAGTGCTTGATATTCACCAGGCAATCAAACGGGTGGAGTGAGCCTGAAGAGtgaatctatatataaatatgctaAAGGATTGAGAGAGGAAAGCATAGTTGAGGGTCTTATTTAACCACGTTTTCAAAAGACAGTTGATACAATCAGTTTTCTCAGTAAAGGAAGAGATAAGGCTGTCTTTAAGGAACGGTATCATTTGGAAAAAGCAGTAAGGGGAATAATGAGGGAAAGTGACTAGGACTACACGGATCCTAGGGTGAGAAAATAATCCTGGCCGAGGCAACACACTGTGGTGGTTTCAATCCTCCTGAATGTGTGATTTTTCTGAAGAAGGACTCATCAGCCTGAGTTAGCCCGTGAGAACCTGCATCGTTGGATTGATCAAGAATTTCATCAAGAGATTTACAGCACTGGGGCTGAAGAACAGAGCTCCAAAAGGCTGAGACTGCTTGACAAAAGAGAGGTTTAAGATATGGAATATGGGGTCTATACTGGACAGGAATTGAAGTAGTTACAATGGAGAAATGAGGAAGGGATGATACAGAGACTAGGTCTCTACAAACTCAAAGAGTAGATGGGGCAACAGGGACAGTAAAAGATGGAAGGGTAGGAAGTAGCAGTCAGTGCTCATAGTTGAAGGATGGCTGAAGTGTAAAATGGAAGCTCTTTCAAGACACAGCAGGAACCTTTCTTTAAAAGGTAAAACTCCCTCTGAATTCTTACAGCTCTTGCTGTACATAACAGTAATATCACACTCTAGATAGTTCTACAAGGGCAAAAACTAAATTTGTTTCACTTATGGCTATATATCCCCCacaaatgtgtacacacacacacacagatgcacacacacaaaggcacactcaataaatacttgtaaatgaattaaatagaaTCTGAATTCACTGTTATGCAACTCTGAATGAGCCTGCCTTTCTCAAGAATGGAATCATAAACTTCTTTGAGGGCAGAGACAGTGTATCATACTTCTATATCCCCTGTACCTAATGAGTACTTTATATGCAGCAGACACACAATTTCCACCACCACCGAAACCACAACAAAATGTTTAACACTTGTTTAAGTGCGTTCCAGGGTAGaaagatttgcatttcccaaattttCCCTCAACTGCTGACACACTATCCATAAAACTCTCCAAATATAGTATGAAAAGTTGTAGGAAAGCTAGTGAATGCCAAAGATCATCCTTAGCCTTTGTCCATTTACATATATGCTACTTCTTTTGGGTAGTTTCTATCAATGAGCCAAATCATTTAGAGATTCATGTGAAGTGTTCCACATGAATATCTATCAGCTTCAATATTTATCCCAAGTTTAAAATTCCAGGCCAATACACActgatacaaaacaaaacaacacacagaatttaaaaaaattacaatcacAGCACACCAGTGTAAATGATAACAATAGACACTTAAGTAAACGTCTTGTCTTTCCACTCAACTACAAGGgagcttcaaaaacaaaacaaaacaaaagctctaTCCATATCCATCCTAGAGATTCTAATGTAATTAGTCTGGGCTGCAGTCCAGGTATCAATGCcttaaaagctctccaggtgattatAATGTACAGTCAGGGCTAAGAACCACAACTTCTCAAGTCACTTTGTTTCCTGCAATTTAAATGATGGCacactgctggaaaaaaaaaaaaaaaaaaaaaaaaattcaaagggcCCAAAAGACCTATTGCTGAGATCCAAACTCCTTGGCCGGCACTCAAAAGATCTTCTCAATGTGGTTCTGGTTCCATGTCTCCTAATTCAATCAAACTGGCTTAATGATAACCCTTAAACACACTATTCATAATTCTAGTCCTACAACtttgggggggggaggtaggAATAGGGGAGGGGGAGTCTGGTTTCCAACTGGAACTTGCCTGTCTCACCCTCCATTATTCAAGCTCTAGTGCCAAGTTCTGATATCTCCACAAAGTATGCAGTGCTCTATCTCTGAAACCTCTGAGACACTAGCTGTAGCACTTATTCAGTATTTGGATGCATAGTTATCACCTTATACCATAATTTATCTTTGTACATGTTCCTACTCACCATCCTACAGACTGGAAGCTCTGGGAGCACAAACAGGGCCACAATTAACTGTACACTTAGAGCTTACTCAAGTACACAATAAATGtcattaataatgataaaaagaaaaaaattaagcatataaAACTGAACTGTTCAAAATTAGTTATTTTTCCCCTACAAGTTACTTGGCCAACTTTCTATGATCCAAGTATTCATAAAAgctgtatttttcaaaagctcTTCCTCATACAATTTTTTAATCAATGTATACGTCTAAAGTTACTGGAAAATTTCACTAATTTTAAATACCTGGCACTTtcgaaaaacttttttttcctctaattgtaacaactgaaaaaaagcaacattccctttttccaaatattccatatattttctcAGGTATACTGTACCCCAATTTagcaggtttttttaaaaaaagtatctctTATTAGAGAGCTTCAAAAACCAGAAAATGCTGTTTTATTAGCTGTGCCTTATAATGGCCCCCTTAAAAGTCCTTGTGCTTGGTGAACCTGTTTCCTAAGTTTTCACAGTGGAGCAAGACTCAGATAAGAAATGTTCTGGATAAAATGGCCTTTGCCCCCAATCTTACACACTACAGTCTTTAACAGTAACGACATGTACGTTTACCTTTGTAACTCACTGTTACCAGTTTAATATGATTGTTAGTGTGCTTCGCGTGCAACATTCATTCTTCAAATTTCGCTTCTGAAAAAACTAACATCCAGGACGAGTACAGTATGAGAAACCGAAGCCGGAATTCGGGAAACCCAGCAGTTTTCATAATCACTCTCTGACAgtcattaacaattaaaaaaaaacaaccttgacTATTGAGTTGGCACCTGGACataccccacccccattcctccACTACTCTATAAACCTACCATTGAAACTTAGGACTGAACCAAACTATAGAAAAGCTTTTGAATCTGGGACAAATGGTGTGTTTCCACTCGGCACCGCCTCCAAAGACCCTTCCAATACATCCTGTTTTCTGGCCCAGATTCCAGTGACATAAGACCGGTCCGGTTTCCTTCCACATCCCCGCGCCCAGTACGACCAGTTCTAGGGACCCGAACTTCGAACCTCAGCCCTCTTCTTACCCAGGCCTGCACGCCTCATCCTGCCAgagtagggaaggaaaaaaagcagaaggagGGGTGGGTAGAAAGGAGCCACGGGCCCCCCGGACGGCGTCTTCAGAACCAGGGCCTGAAGAAACACCAAGTTCTTTCTACAAAGCGCCACGACATCAGTGGACGCTAAACAGCGCGCCGGTTGATGGCGTCACCCAGGCACTTATCACTGCCCTGCGAGGCGGCTTGAATGgtattctgggaaatgtagttcacCGTCAACACAGGTAGTGAAACAGGAGCCTGGCGTGAACCGGGCTCCTAGAGTGGGCGTGGCTTCCGGAAGAGGAGCTAGCGCTGGAGCGGCTCCAACTCAGGTTCTCAAGATCTGGCTTTTTGCTGCTGGGCTCGCGCTTCCTGGACGTTACTCTCAGCTTGTTGCCTACCGAGTTGAACCCCGTTGATCTGCCCTTCTCAGACCTTGAGAGGATGGTTGACTCATCTTTCCTGATTCCTCCTCTTACTTCCTCTGACCTCTAGAGTCAGTTCAGGGAAAGTCCAGGAAAACTTGATTCAAGATAATGATCTCATACATAAGTAATCTGAGACCcaccaaaggaaaggaagagggtaACAAATTTGTGCTGGGTCACACAGTAGTTAGAAAAATCAGGTCACTTGGAATAGGACTCTTGCTTGGAATAAAGTGGTTAATAAAAGGAACCTGGTTTCCGGAGGCACTAATAAGTTAGTTGCCTGTTACTGGATTGGTTGCATTTCTAGAAAGAACATTGGCTATTAGTTGTTGAGGACCAAAGGACCCCTAAACTCTCTCCCACTTAGATCTTTCTAACATACACAAAGGATATTGAGATACATTGCACATTACCATGTGTGAAATAGTAAGGGCTTAAGAGCCTGTTGGCAAGGTTAGGGGGGCACTGGAATCCGGGTTaatgttgcatccacacgactcctgaaacagaatgctatgggaaccagtgacagtcacaacaaagtttattgcaatgggAGGCAAGGCAAACTGATCGGTCCCGACAgacactcttgaccagagtgTGGTCTCAAACAGCCGGGGTACAGGGTTTTTATAGCTGACCACATCGTcttatcacctgggaacagaacaaaggaatagtgcccaggtggaaacagttcaaacaggcccttgccccaatccaaaCACTAATCAcatcccttgattgataggataAGGCTGTTACCTCTTAACCTATAGTGTTAAAACAAAACTCTTATTTCTTAAGactacaggttagccctacactacaatttaacccttacattcCCCCCTTTTCTTGTCCATGAATCAATCCCTTGATTCATCACTAGGAACTAAGGGGACATAGTTGGACctaatcataatttttatttcaccaaCTCGCCTCTTGACATACTGTACTAACCAACTGATAATGCATGGGCCGATAGTTAACCCGAGAAGTAACAACAGTAGTGGCCCGGCTATGGTGGTGAGCAGCGATGTGAGTCAGGGGGACCAAGAGTGATACCAATTATTGCTGGCCTCCCTGGCACGTTCCCTGGCTCTAAGATTGTTCCTTACCAAACTGAGAGTGTCTCGAATTCATCCGGAATTGCTGGCATGACACAGTATGCACCAACCCTGCCCTTGGAGGTCCTCTAGGGTTAAAATTGGTCGTGAACCCCAAGGGCACAATGACATCATACATTCAGAGGCCCCAAGTGtgcccagtatctcagaatgaggaaaaaatagatGAGCTGGTGTTGGGTTACATTTTCCTTGGGCCTCACATTGGGGGTTCGGGGTTCTAAGGAGAGTAATTAGGGGGTCAATGTCCCGTCCTGTTAACCAGGGGGCTAGCATCCCATAACCCCATTTGGCACAGTGGCATTGACCCTCTCCTTCACATTCATTTTTTCTGTCTGCATCTTAGCCAAATTTCGCTCTAGTGCCCTATTTCCACATCCACAATTGTTCTCCCCAATGTTTCCGAGAGTTCTTGCCCAGGTTTGCAACCCCATTCTTCTCCTACCAGGTCACACAGGTCGAACAAGAAACAAGGCATAGTACGAGAGGCATTAGATGTTACCACCTTCCCTGTGACAGTGTCTGAGTTCCCATTGGTATGGCCAAAAAGACAAGGGGTGCAGTTCCGCACAGTCTCCCAAGCTTATTATACAAACCCAgactattattattccttttaacCTTCCATCGCTGTTCGTTCTCTGGTCCCGTATCAGTCCTGGGTGTTCCCACCTCCGCGCAGTTTTTCTTAACCTGAGAGTGATGAATCCAGGTTCGGACACCGTCTATCTTCATGGCCATTGGTGTAGTCAGGATCACAGTGTGTGGTCCTTTCCAGCGTGGCTCCAGGGGTTTAGGCTCGTGCCTCTTGACCCAAACTAAGTCTCCTGGTtgaaaggggtggggaagaacagGATGGGCAAAGGCCTCTTTCAAGGCATTAGTTATTTCCTTTTGTACAAGATGCAGGGCCATGAGTGAAGCCAACAAGTGGTCCTGTTCTAGCTGTTCCTTTATGTCATCCCCTAGCTTCCGCAAGATAGGTGGAGGTCtgccaaataaaatttcataagggGACAATCCCTTGATAAATGGAGTACAACATGCTCGCAAAAGGGCAAAAGGCAGAACATCAACCCAATTTTCACCAGTCTCAAGGGACAATTTGGTTAAGGTCTCCTTTAGAGTCCGATTCATCCTTTCTACTTGACCCGAGCTCTGGGGTCTATATGAGCAATGTAATTTCCAATCTATTCCCAATGCTCTGGCTAGACGCTGCAATACCTGTGCCGTGAAGGTGGACCATTGTCCTATCCTATGCTCAAAGGCAGCCCGACTCTAGGAATTagttcatttaataattttttaactgtCACCTGAGCCATTTCTGATTTAGTGGGGAATGCCTCAACCCACCTGGAGAAGATGtccaaaaaaaatcaagcagatatttgtatctgtatttccctggtttaatttcaataaaatctaCTTCCCAAAACCGGCCTGGCTCAGTTCCTCTATCTCTTTTAGCTTCTGAAAACTTATTTGCACCGCGATTTACTTGGGCGCAACTTACACATCTTTCAACTGTCTCCTCAATCTCTTTTCCCAGCACTTGCGCCCTGAACTTTTTCTGCACCAATTccgccatcttttttttttcccagatgagTCCCTTGGTGGAGGAGATGCACCATGCGTCACCCAAGTGACTCGGGTAAGAGTATCTTACCTTCAGGATCCTGAAACCACTTTTGTCCCGGTATCATACTTCCTCCTTTTTTTGAAATCCACTCCACATCTTTAGGCGTGTAATTGGGCTCCGGTGGAAGCAGGGGGTCTATCAAGGTCGGTAGTGCCAAAGCACTTTTACTTTCAGTTAGGGCAGCTTTCCCAGACTGCCCGTGTCAGCCAGGCGGTTTCCAAATGCCTCTAGGGAGTTGCCTTTTTGATGTCCAGGGCAGTGAATGATCTTGAGACTTGCAGGTTAGATGGCTGTTAGAAGGTCTAGAATTTCGGCTTTATTTTTGATGTCCTTGCCCTCCGCTGTGAGGAGGCCACGCTCTTGACAGATGGACCCGTGCACATGCACAGTTGCAAAGGCATAGCGGCTGTCTGTATAAATATTAACTGGCTTGTTTTTACCAAGTTTCAAGGGCTTTAGTTAGTGCGATGAGCTCTGTGCACCAGGCTGATGTTCCTGGGGGAAGGGTCTATTGCCATAGGACCTCGCGGTCTGTCGTAACTGCAGCACCCGCATGCCTTTGCCCTTGAAACACAAAACTGCCGTCTGAAAACATGTTGATATCAGGATCCTGTAGGGGCACGTCCGTGAGATCGGAGCAGAGGGACGAAACTGTCGCTAAGGTCTCTGGGCAAGAATGTAGAGAGGGACCTAGTCCTTTGGGCAGCAAAGTAGCTGGGTTTAAGGCTTTGGGGGCACAAAAACGTATTGGGGCTGGTCGAGCAGCAATGCCTGATACTGGGTAATCCGAGCATTTGATAGCCACCGTTCTGGGGGAGCCCGCAGTAAGGCCTCCTCCATGGGGCACCATAACAGGCAACATCTGTCCCAGGGTTAGTTTATCTGGGTCTTTGACTAGTAGCGCGGTGGCAGCGATCTGTCGAACGCATGTGGGCCACCCAGAAGCAACTGGGTCTAGCCTTTTGGATAAACAGGCCACTGGTCAGCGCCAAGGTCCCAGGTGCTGAGTCAGAACTCCCTTGGCTACACCCCCTTTCTCAGCTACAAACAAATGGAATGGCTTAGTGGGACCTGGCAGGGCCAAGGCCGGTGGGGTCATGAGAGCCTCTCATAAAGCTTGGAAGGCTTTGGTTTGAGTCTCCCCCCCATGTGAAGGACTCCAGAGACCCCTTGAGAGTGGCATACAAAGGGGCTGCCAGTTCAGCAAAGCCACGTATCCATAGTCTGCAGTAGCCTGCTGCCCCCAGGAACTCGCGAACTTGTTTGCGAGTTTTAGGCTGAGGAATATCGAGTATAGCACGAATTCTTTGTTCACCGAGATAGTGCTtaccttttttaatgttgtaaCCTAAATAAGTGACCGCAGTGTGACAGATCTGCGCTTTTTTGGCTGATACTCGGTATCCCAGTTTTTGCAGAAGACTCAAGAGTTCCTTGGTGGCACTCGGGCATTCTGAACGAGAGGGGGCCACCAGCAAGATATCATCAACATACTGCAACAGAGTTCCCTGCGGTTTGGAGATTCGAAATGGTTCTAAATCCTGGTGCAGGGCTTCATTAAAAAGAGTAAGGGAGTTTTTGAATCCATGGGGGAGTCGTGTCCAAGTGAGCTGTCCAGCTTTTTCCTCTTCAGGATCGGTCCATTCAAATGCAAACAGTGCCTGGCTCTGTGGGGCCAGTGGGATGGCAAAGAAGGCGTCTTTTAAGTCCAGAACTGTATAATACACCTGAGAAGGGGGAAGCAGACTAATGTGAGTATACGGGTTGGGTACAGTGGGATGAATATCCATTACTCTGGCGTTTACTGCTCTCAGGTCTTGAATTGGCTGGAAATCGGATGAGTTAGACTTTCGGACAAGGAGAAGTGGAGTATTCCATGGTGACTTGCATGGGGTCAGAATGCCCAAGTCATGCAAACGCTTGATGTGAACAGCAATTCCCTGCCTAGCCTCCCAGGACATAGGATATTGTTTCAGTCTTACCGGAAGCGCAGACACCTTAAGTTCCACAATTACTGGGGCTTGATGAATCACTAGTCCAGGTGGATTGGTCTTGGCCCATACCTGGGGAAAGTCCACCTGGAGACTTTTGAGGGTATCGACTGTGTGAACATTTTCATTGGGCACCGGGGTAAGTAGGCCCTCTTCCCCAAGTGGCACAGTCACCATTACTATTGTTGGGCCATCCTGGCCGACTTTAACACGTATACCCCCTTTAGTGAATCTCAAAGAAGCAGTTAGTTTATGTAATAGGTCTCTACCCAGTAATCCAGGGTAGGGACATTCAGGCATGATTAGGAAAGAATGTGTAACAGTTTTACGGCCTAAATCTACTTGTTCAGTGGTCCATTTACAAGTTTGGGACCCAGTCACTCCTTGCACCAGGGTTGCTCCTCGCCTGGTGGGGCCAGGATCTTGTTTTAGGACTGAAAATGTTGCCCCGGTGTCGACCAAGAAAGTCTTAGGCTGGCCCCCTATATTAACAGTAACCAACGGCTCAGAAGGGGCCACCGAGCCACAGCCCCATGGGTCGGAATCAGCTTTCATTATCAACTTCTGGGGTGGCCGAGTTTTATGCTCGGCTAAGTTGGGGCAATCTTTTGTCCAGTGTCCCTCTTGCTTACAATATGCACATTGGTTTTTTCCTAGTGGCGCTCTAACCCtttgtctgtcttttctctttttcccagaCCAGAATTCTTTGGGCATTTGGGTTCCCCTTCCCTCGCTACGACCCTAGTCaatttttttgtctgtctctcttcctgaGAATCcctattgttaaaattttttgggCTATTTCAACTAACTCAGATAAATTTTTCCCTTCGAACCCATCTCATCTTTGCAATGTCTTCCAAATGTCTGGGGCTGCAAGTGAGATAAAAGCCAGGTTTAATGCCCTTCTATTTTCAGGTGCCTCAGTGTCAATAGGTGTAAAGGTACAGTACACTTCCATGAGCCTTTCTAAGAAGGCTGAGGGGGTCTCCTCGGTCCCCTGAACTACTTCAGTTACCTTAGACATGTTTGTGGGCCGGAAGGCGGCTGCTCAGAGACCTCCCAGTAGAGTCTGGCGAAATAGGGTCAGTGATCACCTACCATGAGGAGTGTTTGGATCCCAATCTTCAGGATACGAGGAAAGAAAGACTTCCTTGAGTAAGGCGGGATCCTCGGTGGGATGCCCTTTGGCCCCATCACCAATTTCTGGGCCTTGTGACGGATCTTATCCCGTTCCTCAGCAGTGAAGAGAAACTGTAAGAGCTGCTGGCAGTCATCCCAGGTTGGCTGATGGGTCACAAATATAGTTTCAGGAGAGAAATTAATGCTTGGGGTTTTTCTGAGAACGGGGGGTTTTGAGGCTTCCAATTATAAAAGTGGCTAGTGGAAAAGGGTACATAAATCATAAAGGGTCAGACATCACCCTGCAGGGGTGGCCCTGGCCAAAGGGATAAGGCAGCAGGAGGGGGATGGAAGGAGGTTCCTGACTGGGTGTGAGACGGGCTCAGGGGAGTGTCCCAACTCAGGCTTGTCTCCTGGTCTGAAGCATCCTGACCCGTATTCTCCAGGCGGGAACTACAGGGCCGTTTacaagtttcttcttcttcttccggTGCAGATGGTAAAGGGGACGGCTGCTTAGTCCTGTCAATATTCTTATCAAGTGGATGGACTTTAAGCGGCAAAACCTGTGCTTTAGGGaggtgagggggaagggaaggtttTAGCCAATCTGGAGGGTTTTCAATGAGGGTTCTCCATGCCTCAATGTATGGGATTTGATTTTTGTGCCTAGAATAGACAATAGCATGAAACTTATGTACCAGAGTAAGGTCAAAGGACCCCTGCAGAGGCCATTCAACCTGAAAGCTGGTCCATTCCACCTCGCAGAGAGTTCGAAGGACTGGCTTCTTGACATGGAAGTCGAGAATTGAGGCAGCTTTCCCATAGTCCTGGAAATGGGTTAGGCAAAACCAAGAAGGATGCACaaccaacagaaagaaaacaattaggcAAAACCAAGTAGGATACACAAGACaatcaacagaaaaaataattaagacatgAAGAGAACACAAGTTCGAGATCTCGAGGCCAGTAGGCCGCGGTGGCCACATGAAAATAGGATCCTTtctaacaaaaaccaaaccaaatgggATCCACCGGCATCCCGGTAGGAACCCTGACTCTCGGTCTATAGCCGCGTCCAGCAGACCCTTCTTGAGTCATTCAAATGGCGTGCCCCAATCCTTACCTCTCCCAATCCCGAGCCTCTTTCCAGGGGTTGGTGGAGCAATCCGAGGAAAGGGCCCTGTTTCAGACCTTTAACTTTCCCGGCCAACGCACCaaatgttgcatccacacgaTTCCTGAAACAGGATGCtatgggcaccagtgacagtcacaacaaagtttactgcaatgagaggcaaggcaaaCCGATCGATCAGGACCGATGCTCTTGACCAGAGTGCGAtcccgaacagccggggtacagagtttttatagccaaCCACATTGTCTTattatcacctgggaacagaacaaggCAATAGTTCCCAGGTGGAAACAGTTCAAACaggcccttgccccaatccaatcaaacactaatcacATCCCTTGATTGATAGAataaggctgttatctcttaacctatagtgttaaaacaaagctgttatttcttaaggctacaggttagtcctagaatttcattttatctcacaagattatcatgaagattaaatgaaataacagttttttaaaaatctgatacaCAGTAGATGCTTAAAAAACCACCAggtggttgggatgagcactgggtgttgtatggaaaccaatttgagaataaatttcatatattgggggaaaaaaaaaaccaccaggtgtttgtggttttgttgtttgctGCTGTAAGACAGTGGAATAATCTCCATACTAGAGATTTCTGAGAATGCAAAATCTGGTCATAGTTTCTCAATACGAACATTGACTGTAGTAGATAAGTCTCTGTCTTAAGGttacttttgtaaaatacacacaaaaacaatttttaatgaaagtaattAAGTTGAGAAATAAACTCATTCCAAGAGTGTCATGACAGAAATACagtcttcataaaaataaaataaaccaccaTTCTTTAAAATCTATGGAATTAAACGAAGGTCGCATCAGggacaaatatttcaaataaccACCAAGGTTCAGTAAGAGAAATGATGGTCAGGCTTCCCTTTTTAAGTTACAAGCTGTGACAGTCCCTTCTTTTGTAAAAAAGTACACATGTTCTATAAACAAAACATGTCAGAAAAATCATCTTAAAGAAGGCTTTctcatataaatttaatttttaaaaatctaatgttAAGTTTACCTAAACAGACTATTTAAATTACCTATGTACTTGTCCTCTTATAAATGACTTCCCTTACATGGTAGGGAGATCTGAGAATAAAATATAGCTTTTAAAGGGCGGGGGGAGAATGAAATATAGCAAGAATATAACTCAAGGAAGGCAAAACTGGTTTATGTTGAGCTTGTGACCTAAAAATCCAAATATAGGCACTTGGTTATCACTACTGTTGCCAGTCTCAAATTAGGATGGTTACTGGTTGAGAAGATTATGCATTCAAAAGATGAACTGGAAGTGATGGGTTTAATACCCAGaagaataattattaaatgtgACCACAATTGACATACAGACTACAGggaatatcatttaatttttattattttatttttctcttcaagttAGAATTCCCACTCTTCTTACTGATTAAAGACAAATACAATTCTTGGAGATAAatagcattttgaaatttttctatattcttataGGATAATTTCATAGAAAACATTCAATCTCTGAGGGTTTGAATGACTAAAGAAATGAGTGactaaaaatgacttaaaataagtATTCCTAGTAGTCATTACAGAAGCAAGAAAATGAGTGGGAAATGTCTGAATCTTGGTAAAAATTTGAAACTCCGGTTTTCCTGTTTGTCTGCTTCCTGTCCATATGTCCTGTCTCTTCTTGACCAGGCCTAacccaaagaaaaataacataccaaggtcttaaataaacattaacacattTCCCAATCATTAAGCATCAGTATATATCAAGCATCATATTTGAACcacaagaaaatgtaaaacaaaaggaGATA from Panthera leo isolate Ple1 chromosome A2, P.leo_Ple1_pat1.1, whole genome shotgun sequence includes:
- the BET1 gene encoding BET1 homolog isoform X3 — encoded protein: MLHAKHTNNHIKLVTVSYKGEGVPPGNYGNYGYANSGYSACEEENERLTESLRSKVTAIKSLSIEIGHEVKHQNKLLAEMDSQFDSTTGFLDTSDILQDNMLVSGFEMML
- the LOC122207784 gene encoding uncharacterized protein LOC122207784, which encodes MNRTLKETLTKLSLETGENWVDVLPFALLRACCTPFIKGLSPYEILFGRPPPILRKLGDDIKEQLEQDHLLASLMALHLVQKEITNALKEAFAHPVLPHPFQPGDLVWVKRHEPKPLEPRWKGPHTVILTTPMAMKIDGVRTWIHHSQVKKNCAEVGTPRTDTGPENEQRWKVKRNNNSLGLYNKLGRLCGTAPLVFLAIPMGTQTLSQGRW